A genomic region of Micromonospora sp. NBC_01796 contains the following coding sequences:
- a CDS encoding rhamnogalacturonan lyase family protein produces MLAVSLPMFGITPPAASAAPASGSRQMEYLTRGLVAAQTADGIFLSWRFLGNEPDGISWNLYRKDGNADFVKITTIAPRDVQPESDYDTNPGIVKEDVTPSNYTDPDGVLTSIYEVAPVIGGVEGARQGMSVPMLSALAGQAGQANRGAASYIPLKPAPAPVPLAHFTYRNQRFGPGTNMNAANMVIPGTANQNWYVVDMDLLRGFRVAYDDQATVTQEQLDGWVAKLNEHNTTPNALGVATYTTARPLTNSLVNGKITEALYKELEAEFVKYVENLDAGTSLPYAKTSTGAVYTSQSSTYSTHDMTVGDFDGDGEYEIVVKWRSTQQDPMYSEPIFGGSNTTTAPEYVDVYKLDGTLLFRVDMGYNVRAGNDHETTLFAEDFDGDGKSELMLKTALGTRVGNWDEASQSVVYPDSGVVGGQDGLNATTDKFKEYFTTGNTGALDTYWSLLNSFAISYRVPVAGGGNDGPNDPALKRWIKTYHVGPIGPAKDDQEFFSAFKWDAGAAKGVLVDSAAYPFRYEGSVDGDNWAMTPATQRGNFSYLAFPGPGAGSGPADYKSQMMAPSEAYWLEHPWKAAVWGDAQGNRANRYVGVVAALDGKHNYAVSQRGYYARTTMAAFTIVDGKVRLQASFDSADPQYWSLGGSAYDYQNRGNHQTQSGDLDGDGRDEIVMKAMVLDLNADGTKILPEVINGDTMPTIEGQNSVPPVANTFEFATDAVRNNPLNVWAPLRHGDRSALLPVDKDNEFRMWSGSEENLLDDIRTGHQLGWMPGPEAHDPLKGQRRNDQGQIVHENSMVFGVYAGTDAEGAVAGNFSNRWPGAQGFSQNGARSMVTGELLNGSSNVSSGQYAIWFGGGLTAMAASNATISTVNDLTFATSSYLATGLTSTGNKSTPTLKADLMGDWREELVLRASDNRLAIVTTLSPTAYGIRTLMHDPMYRMGVANKNTGYDQFGFASFYLGDEAKLPAMRTDISVPAGPDTTAPAIAVKPESKGRDGVYSNVSFKLSDAGKVDKLTLNGVEKNLADNTYSDLNGVKPGTFGGKAGSNELKVYDVAGNVTTLTFVLDVTGPTVTVKDGATETVGTPAAGEEVASFKLSDEYKVDKLTLNGVEKDLADNTYSDLNGVKPGVFGAVLGANELKAYDVAGNVTTVTFTLVAPKPAVPAWDAKKAYNNGDQVSYNGAIYIAQWWTQNEKPGSTATGSWSEQGALVPSAGAGVRSWTASWVYTGGETVAYNGHTWKAKWWSRNQQPGDPNGPWQDLGTY; encoded by the coding sequence GTGCTGGCCGTGAGCCTGCCCATGTTCGGTATCACCCCTCCGGCGGCGAGCGCTGCCCCCGCGTCCGGTTCGCGGCAGATGGAGTATCTGACCCGTGGCCTGGTTGCCGCCCAGACTGCCGACGGCATCTTCCTGAGCTGGCGCTTCCTGGGCAACGAACCTGACGGCATCTCCTGGAACCTCTACCGCAAAGACGGCAATGCGGACTTCGTGAAGATCACCACGATCGCGCCCCGGGATGTTCAGCCGGAGAGCGACTACGACACGAACCCCGGCATCGTGAAGGAAGACGTCACCCCCTCGAACTACACCGACCCCGACGGCGTTCTCACCTCCATCTACGAGGTCGCCCCGGTCATCGGCGGCGTCGAGGGCGCGAGGCAGGGCATGAGCGTGCCCATGCTGTCAGCCCTGGCCGGCCAGGCAGGCCAGGCCAACCGGGGTGCGGCGAGTTACATCCCGCTCAAGCCCGCCCCGGCACCCGTACCGCTCGCCCACTTCACCTACCGCAACCAGCGGTTCGGCCCGGGCACCAACATGAACGCGGCCAACATGGTCATCCCGGGCACGGCAAACCAGAACTGGTACGTCGTCGACATGGATCTCCTGCGCGGGTTCCGGGTGGCGTACGACGACCAGGCGACCGTGACCCAGGAGCAGCTCGACGGTTGGGTCGCGAAGCTCAACGAGCACAACACGACCCCCAACGCGCTCGGGGTCGCCACCTACACCACCGCTCGGCCGCTGACGAACTCCCTCGTCAACGGCAAGATCACGGAAGCGCTGTACAAAGAGCTGGAAGCCGAGTTCGTCAAGTACGTGGAGAACCTCGACGCCGGCACCTCGCTTCCCTACGCGAAGACCAGCACCGGCGCGGTTTACACGTCGCAGAGCAGCACCTACTCCACGCACGACATGACCGTGGGTGACTTCGACGGCGACGGCGAGTACGAAATCGTCGTCAAGTGGCGCAGCACCCAGCAGGACCCCATGTACTCCGAGCCGATCTTCGGCGGCAGCAACACCACCACCGCCCCGGAGTACGTCGACGTCTACAAGCTGGACGGGACCCTGCTGTTCCGCGTCGACATGGGCTACAACGTGCGGGCGGGCAACGACCACGAGACCACCCTGTTCGCCGAGGACTTCGACGGTGACGGCAAGTCCGAACTGATGCTCAAGACCGCCCTGGGCACCCGGGTCGGCAACTGGGACGAGGCGTCGCAGTCCGTCGTGTATCCGGACTCCGGCGTCGTGGGCGGCCAGGACGGCCTGAACGCCACCACGGACAAGTTCAAGGAGTACTTCACCACCGGCAACACCGGTGCACTCGACACCTACTGGTCGCTGCTGAACAGCTTCGCCATCAGCTACCGCGTCCCGGTGGCCGGAGGCGGCAACGACGGACCCAACGATCCGGCTCTCAAGCGGTGGATCAAGACCTACCACGTTGGCCCGATCGGTCCGGCAAAGGATGACCAGGAGTTCTTCTCGGCATTCAAGTGGGACGCCGGCGCCGCCAAGGGCGTGCTCGTGGACAGCGCCGCGTACCCGTTCCGCTACGAGGGCAGCGTCGACGGTGACAACTGGGCCATGACGCCCGCCACCCAGCGCGGCAACTTCTCGTACCTCGCCTTCCCCGGCCCCGGCGCGGGCAGCGGCCCTGCCGACTACAAGTCGCAGATGATGGCCCCCTCGGAGGCCTACTGGCTGGAACACCCCTGGAAGGCAGCCGTGTGGGGTGACGCGCAGGGCAACCGCGCCAACCGCTACGTCGGTGTCGTGGCAGCTCTGGACGGCAAGCACAACTACGCGGTCTCCCAGCGTGGCTACTACGCCAGGACGACCATGGCCGCCTTCACCATCGTGGACGGCAAGGTCAGACTTCAGGCCAGCTTCGACTCGGCCGACCCGCAGTACTGGTCCCTGGGCGGCAGCGCCTACGACTACCAGAACCGTGGCAACCACCAGACCCAGTCCGGCGACCTCGACGGCGACGGTCGGGACGAGATCGTCATGAAGGCCATGGTTCTCGACCTGAACGCCGACGGCACCAAGATCCTGCCCGAGGTGATCAACGGCGACACCATGCCGACGATCGAGGGTCAGAACAGCGTTCCTCCGGTTGCCAACACCTTCGAGTTCGCCACCGACGCCGTACGGAACAACCCGCTGAACGTCTGGGCCCCGCTCCGCCACGGCGACCGCAGCGCGCTGCTTCCGGTCGACAAGGACAACGAGTTCCGCATGTGGTCCGGCAGCGAGGAAAACCTGCTGGACGACATCCGTACCGGCCACCAGCTCGGGTGGATGCCCGGCCCGGAGGCGCACGACCCGTTGAAGGGTCAGCGGCGCAACGACCAGGGCCAGATCGTCCACGAGAACTCGATGGTCTTCGGCGTGTACGCCGGAACCGACGCCGAGGGCGCCGTGGCCGGCAACTTCTCCAACCGCTGGCCGGGCGCGCAGGGATTCTCGCAGAACGGCGCCCGGAGCATGGTCACCGGCGAGCTCCTGAACGGCAGCAGCAACGTGAGCAGCGGCCAGTACGCCATCTGGTTCGGCGGCGGCCTGACCGCCATGGCCGCGAGCAACGCGACCATCAGCACGGTCAACGACCTGACCTTCGCGACCTCCTCGTATCTCGCGACCGGCCTGACGTCGACCGGCAACAAGAGCACCCCCACCCTCAAGGCCGACCTGATGGGCGACTGGCGCGAGGAGCTCGTGCTCCGCGCCTCGGACAACCGTCTGGCCATCGTCACGACCCTCTCGCCGACCGCGTACGGCATCCGTACGCTGATGCACGACCCGATGTACCGCATGGGGGTTGCGAACAAGAACACCGGTTACGACCAGTTCGGGTTCGCCAGCTTCTACCTGGGCGACGAGGCGAAGCTGCCGGCGATGCGGACCGACATCTCCGTCCCGGCCGGGCCCGACACGACCGCTCCGGCGATCGCGGTGAAGCCGGAGTCGAAGGGTAGGGACGGGGTCTACAGCAACGTCTCCTTCAAGCTGTCCGACGCCGGCAAGGTCGATAAGCTCACCCTGAACGGGGTCGAGAAGAACCTCGCCGACAACACCTACTCCGACCTCAACGGGGTCAAGCCGGGCACGTTCGGCGGCAAGGCGGGCAGCAACGAGCTGAAGGTGTACGACGTGGCAGGCAACGTCACGACGCTGACCTTCGTACTGGATGTCACCGGCCCGACGGTGACGGTGAAGGACGGCGCGACCGAGACGGTCGGCACGCCTGCGGCCGGGGAAGAGGTGGCGTCGTTCAAGTTGTCCGACGAGTACAAGGTTGACAAGCTCACCCTGAACGGGGTCGAGAAGGACCTTGCCGACAACACGTACTCCGATCTCAACGGGGTGAAGCCCGGTGTGTTCGGGGCGGTGCTCGGGGCGAACGAGCTGAAGGCGTACGACGTGGCGGGCAACGTCACGACCGTGACCTTCACGCTGGTCGCGCCGAAGCCGGCGGTTCCGGCCTGGGACGCGAAGAAGGCGTACAACAACGGCGACCAGGTGTCCTACAACGGGGCGATCTACATCGCCCAGTGGTGGACGCAGAACGAGAAGCCCGGTAGCACCGCGACTGGCTCGTGGAGCGAGCAGGGCGCCCTCGTCCCCTCGGCCGGCGCCGGCGTCCGGTCCTGGACCGCATCCTGGGTCTACACCGGCGGCGAGACGGTCGCGTACAACGGCCACACCTGGAAGGCCAAGTGGTGGTCCCGGAACCAGCAGCCGGGCGATCCCAACGGTCCGTGGCAGGACCTCGGTACCTACTGA
- a CDS encoding TetR/AcrR family transcriptional regulator: METQRSTAPRRRADAVDIGMRVFADHGLTTASVQKVADRMGVSQPYVFRLFGSKRDLFLACLDELETRVRQVFRQAAAENPENPLPAMRADFRALIADGVVTGLWLQACAAARSDEAVATRCRAVIAGVLYEAEHLSKAGPQELRGTLALGALVVMLQALGMDLSAGSQAAIDSLRAAEATS; encoded by the coding sequence ATGGAAACGCAGCGCAGTACGGCACCCCGGCGACGCGCGGACGCGGTCGACATCGGCATGCGGGTGTTCGCGGACCACGGACTGACGACGGCGTCGGTGCAGAAGGTGGCCGACCGGATGGGTGTGTCACAGCCATACGTTTTCCGGCTGTTCGGCAGCAAACGCGACCTGTTCCTGGCCTGCCTCGATGAGTTGGAGACCCGTGTCCGGCAGGTGTTCCGGCAGGCGGCGGCCGAGAATCCGGAGAACCCGCTGCCGGCGATGCGCGCCGACTTCCGGGCGCTGATCGCCGACGGCGTCGTCACCGGCCTCTGGTTGCAGGCCTGCGCGGCGGCCCGCTCCGACGAGGCGGTTGCCACGCGCTGCCGGGCGGTGATCGCCGGGGTTCTCTACGAGGCCGAGCACTTGTCCAAGGCGGGACCGCAGGAGTTGCGGGGCACGCTCGCGCTCGGCGCGTTGGTGGTCATGCTGCAGGCGTTGGGCATGGATCTGAGCGCGGGCAGCCAGGCCGCGATCGACTCCCTGCGGGCAGCGGAGGCGACATCGTGA
- a CDS encoding alpha/beta fold hydrolase, translating to MPQPTIVLVHGAWADASSWNAVASALRGLDFAVLTPPNPLRGLPYDAAYISSFLAQRTSGPVVLVGHSYGGFVITNAATGGGDVRALVYVDAFIPDEGESVFQILGGSGSALAVPDPSTVFDVAGYPGAPQGDAEAFLKPETVHHSFAQDLPEADRWLIAEGQRPITLSANAASSGAPAWRTLPSWVVVGTEDRVIPPDTQRRMAERAGATITEVAGSHVSMISHPKVTLDAIVAAAATIA from the coding sequence ATGCCCCAACCGACCATTGTCCTCGTCCACGGTGCCTGGGCGGACGCCTCGAGCTGGAACGCCGTCGCATCGGCCCTGCGGGGACTGGACTTCGCCGTTCTCACTCCGCCGAACCCGCTACGCGGGCTCCCCTATGACGCCGCGTACATCTCGTCGTTCCTCGCTCAGCGTACGAGCGGGCCGGTTGTGCTCGTCGGCCACTCGTACGGTGGATTCGTCATCACCAACGCCGCGACCGGCGGCGGCGACGTCCGGGCCCTGGTCTACGTCGACGCGTTCATTCCCGACGAGGGGGAGAGCGTCTTCCAGATCCTCGGCGGATCCGGGTCGGCTCTCGCCGTTCCCGACCCGTCCACCGTGTTCGACGTGGCCGGATACCCGGGCGCGCCGCAGGGCGACGCCGAGGCCTTCCTGAAGCCCGAAACGGTGCACCACTCCTTCGCACAGGACCTGCCGGAAGCCGACCGTTGGCTGATCGCCGAAGGCCAGCGGCCGATCACGCTGTCCGCGAACGCGGCCTCGTCCGGCGCGCCCGCCTGGCGGACGCTGCCGAGCTGGGTCGTCGTCGGCACCGAGGACCGGGTCATCCCGCCGGACACGCAACGCCGGATGGCCGAACGCGCGGGGGCCACGATCACCGAGGTCGCCGGCTCCCACGTCTCGATGATCTCTCATCCGAAGGTGACCCTCGACGCGATCGTGGCCGCGGCGGCCACGATCGCCTGA
- a CDS encoding class I SAM-dependent methyltransferase, with the protein MDVFGSVADLYQTVRPGYPPEIADEIVAYHGGRPASVVEIGAGTGKGTEVLARIGAPMTCIEPDPRMAALLAARFPDVRIHASTFERWMPPAGGVGLLACAMAWHWLAPATRNAHARRALAPGGTLAIFGNRYDYADPDQGAAIQSALHRIDPTVRERPADWVHQDVVDHGRFVNVRKEVYRRDLPLDKERYLGLLRTFGPYLSRSPEQQQRGLTALGKLVDDFGGIVVLDLRTTLVLGRAGRRTHAR; encoded by the coding sequence ATGGACGTCTTCGGATCGGTAGCCGATCTGTACCAGACCGTCCGGCCGGGCTATCCGCCCGAGATCGCCGACGAGATCGTCGCCTACCACGGCGGCAGGCCAGCGTCCGTGGTCGAGATCGGCGCCGGAACCGGCAAGGGAACCGAAGTGCTCGCTCGTATCGGCGCTCCCATGACCTGCATCGAGCCCGATCCCCGAATGGCGGCGTTGCTGGCGGCGCGATTTCCCGACGTTCGCATCCACGCCAGCACCTTCGAACGGTGGATGCCACCCGCCGGTGGGGTTGGCTTGCTGGCCTGCGCCATGGCTTGGCACTGGCTGGCCCCGGCCACCCGCAACGCGCACGCGCGCAGAGCACTCGCACCGGGCGGCACACTGGCAATCTTCGGGAATCGCTACGACTACGCCGATCCCGACCAAGGGGCGGCGATCCAATCCGCGCTGCACCGGATCGACCCCACCGTACGGGAGCGGCCCGCGGACTGGGTCCACCAGGACGTCGTCGACCACGGGCGGTTCGTCAACGTCCGCAAGGAGGTCTACCGGCGCGATCTGCCACTCGACAAGGAACGCTATCTCGGGCTGCTGCGTACTTTCGGGCCGTACCTGTCCCGGTCGCCGGAGCAGCAGCAGCGGGGACTGACCGCCCTCGGCAAGCTGGTCGACGACTTCGGCGGCATCGTCGTACTCGACCTGCGTACCACGCTGGTGCTGGGTCGGGCTGGACGGCGGACACATGCTCGGTGA
- a CDS encoding 2TM domain-containing protein, with the protein MNSTKSDTALMWGLWSHVVSYVVANAAQVVVWWIFDPEHFFWPLWSILAWGVGLAFHIWAVYRRLRD; encoded by the coding sequence ATGAATTCGACGAAGAGCGACACCGCTCTGATGTGGGGACTGTGGTCCCACGTTGTCTCCTACGTCGTGGCGAACGCGGCCCAGGTCGTGGTGTGGTGGATTTTCGATCCGGAACATTTCTTCTGGCCGCTGTGGTCCATCCTCGCCTGGGGTGTCGGGCTGGCGTTCCACATCTGGGCGGTCTACCGACGGTTGCGGGATTGA
- a CDS encoding MFS transporter — MHRHAYEGQCAAESSRHTVAMSPIRNPRLTLFALALGTFAIGTGEFGSNGIIQLFSADLDVSIPVATHAVTAYAFGVVIGSPAITLLAARVNRRALLLGLVVLFLVGNGLSAVAPNITLLVVFRFIAGSVQGAFFGAGAVVAAYVYGPGRGGKAFATVMGGLTVATIFGSPLGTFIGQNAGWRAMYWAVVVVGLLAGAALVAWLPRTDDLRGTSIASELGALQRLNVWLMVTVAALGISSIFAVYTFIGPFVTDAARRDAALIPIALAVFGLGMAAGNYVGGRVADRYEHRGLIWGYGGVLALLVLIGVAGGNLAILLPCLFGVGATMMFAIPTIQVRLTGLAPDAPTLMGALNLAALNLANSLGAIGGAITLDAGWGTLSTVWAGFVLTTAGLLLYAATVARLRTAPVPVHA; from the coding sequence ATGCATCGCCACGCCTACGAAGGTCAATGCGCCGCCGAATCCAGCCGGCACACCGTCGCCATGTCGCCGATCCGCAATCCGCGGCTGACACTTTTCGCGCTGGCGCTGGGCACCTTCGCGATCGGCACCGGCGAGTTCGGCAGCAACGGCATCATCCAGCTCTTCTCCGCCGATCTGGACGTGTCGATTCCGGTCGCGACGCACGCGGTCACCGCGTACGCCTTCGGAGTGGTGATCGGCTCGCCCGCGATCACCCTCCTCGCGGCCCGGGTCAACCGGCGCGCCCTGCTGCTCGGCCTGGTCGTGTTGTTCCTGGTCGGCAACGGGCTGTCCGCGGTGGCGCCGAACATCACCCTCCTCGTCGTCTTCCGGTTCATCGCCGGCAGTGTGCAGGGTGCGTTCTTCGGTGCCGGGGCCGTCGTCGCCGCTTACGTGTACGGCCCGGGGCGTGGCGGCAAGGCGTTCGCCACCGTGATGGGTGGCCTGACCGTCGCCACCATCTTCGGGTCACCGCTGGGCACCTTCATCGGCCAGAACGCCGGCTGGCGCGCCATGTACTGGGCTGTTGTCGTGGTGGGTCTGCTCGCCGGCGCCGCCCTGGTGGCGTGGCTCCCGCGCACGGACGACCTGCGCGGCACCTCGATCGCGAGCGAGCTGGGTGCCCTGCAGCGGCTCAACGTCTGGCTGATGGTCACCGTCGCGGCGCTGGGCATCTCGAGCATCTTCGCGGTCTACACGTTCATCGGCCCGTTCGTCACCGACGCCGCCCGCCGCGACGCCGCTCTCATCCCGATCGCGCTCGCGGTCTTCGGCCTCGGCATGGCAGCGGGCAACTACGTCGGTGGACGTGTCGCCGACCGGTACGAGCACCGGGGCCTGATCTGGGGTTACGGCGGTGTTCTCGCGCTCCTGGTGCTGATCGGCGTGGCCGGCGGCAACCTGGCGATCCTCCTGCCCTGCCTGTTCGGCGTCGGCGCGACCATGATGTTCGCCATCCCGACCATCCAGGTCCGGCTGACGGGTCTCGCGCCGGACGCCCCGACCCTGATGGGTGCGCTCAACCTGGCCGCTCTCAACCTGGCGAACTCTCTCGGTGCGATCGGGGGCGCGATCACTCTCGACGCGGGCTGGGGAACCCTGTCCACCGTCTGGGCCGGTTTCGTCCTGACCACCGCCGGTCTACTCCTGTACGCCGCGACCGTCGCCCGGTTGAGAACGGCGCCCGTGCCGGTCCACGCCTGA
- a CDS encoding polyketide cyclase: MLGDRWGVTESEILRAYPCDDFVVSPVLQAWRGVRVNAPAPAVWPWVTQIRLAPYSYDWIDNLGRRSPRHLVGLPEPRVGEAFSSVGGRERGRILSVEPGTQLTGRIMNACMSYVLVPDEHNTTRLLLKVVMRTNRVVALGLSVGDLVMARRQLLTFKQLAERGAG; this comes from the coding sequence ATGCTCGGTGACCGGTGGGGCGTCACCGAGAGCGAGATTTTGCGCGCCTATCCGTGCGACGACTTCGTCGTCTCACCCGTACTGCAGGCATGGCGAGGGGTACGGGTGAATGCACCCGCCCCGGCGGTGTGGCCCTGGGTCACCCAGATACGGCTGGCGCCGTACTCCTATGACTGGATCGACAATCTCGGCCGCCGCTCACCTCGGCATCTGGTCGGCCTCCCCGAGCCTCGGGTGGGAGAAGCGTTCTCCAGCGTCGGTGGGCGCGAGCGGGGCAGGATCCTCTCGGTCGAGCCCGGAACACAGCTGACGGGAAGGATCATGAACGCCTGCATGTCGTACGTCCTGGTGCCCGACGAGCACAACACCACGCGTCTGCTGCTCAAGGTCGTGATGCGGACGAACCGGGTGGTCGCGCTCGGGTTGTCCGTCGGGGACCTGGTCATGGCTCGACGGCAGCTACTCACCTTCAAGCAACTCGCCGAACGCGGCGCAGGGTGA
- a CDS encoding DUF808 domain-containing protein, protein MAGGLVALLDDVAALARAAAASVDDIGVAAAKAGAKATGVVVDDAAVTPQYVRNLAAERELPIIKRIAVGSLRNKFLIILPAVLLLSQFVPWLLTPILMLGGAYLCYEGAEKVWAKIAHHDAHGAGEETAQDETTLVSGAVRTDLILSAEIMVISLNEVIEEPFWSRLAILAVVALLITVLVYGVVALIVKMDDVGLRLSQLSGVVASFGRGLVKAMPLVLTVLTVVGTAAMLWVGGHILLVGADELGLHLLYDAVHHAEEAAGDATGVLGGLVGWLVNTVASAILGLIVGALVVVVMTFTFHRRKAKAVAAADTTSTDGTSPATPPDAAQRRDASADGAPRT, encoded by the coding sequence TTGGCCGGTGGACTCGTAGCCCTGCTGGATGACGTGGCGGCGCTGGCTCGCGCCGCTGCCGCGTCGGTCGATGACATCGGGGTGGCTGCCGCCAAGGCCGGCGCCAAGGCCACAGGCGTCGTCGTGGACGACGCCGCCGTGACCCCGCAGTACGTGCGCAACCTGGCCGCCGAGCGCGAGTTGCCGATCATCAAGCGCATTGCCGTGGGGTCGCTGCGCAACAAGTTCCTCATCATCCTGCCGGCGGTGCTGCTGCTCAGCCAGTTCGTGCCCTGGCTGCTCACCCCGATCCTGATGCTCGGCGGCGCCTACCTTTGTTACGAAGGCGCGGAGAAGGTGTGGGCCAAGATCGCCCATCACGATGCCCACGGCGCGGGCGAGGAGACGGCGCAGGACGAGACGACGCTGGTGTCCGGGGCGGTACGCACCGACCTGATCCTCTCGGCCGAGATCATGGTCATCTCCCTCAACGAGGTGATCGAAGAGCCGTTCTGGTCCCGCCTGGCGATCCTCGCCGTCGTCGCCCTTCTCATCACCGTCCTGGTGTACGGCGTTGTGGCCCTGATCGTGAAGATGGACGATGTCGGGCTGCGCCTGTCGCAGCTTTCCGGCGTCGTCGCCAGCTTCGGCCGCGGTCTGGTGAAGGCGATGCCGCTGGTTCTCACCGTGCTGACGGTGGTCGGCACCGCCGCGATGCTCTGGGTGGGCGGACACATCCTGCTGGTCGGCGCGGACGAGCTGGGCCTGCACCTTCTGTACGACGCCGTACACCACGCGGAGGAAGCCGCCGGCGACGCCACGGGTGTTCTCGGCGGGCTCGTCGGCTGGCTCGTCAACACGGTGGCCAGTGCCATCCTCGGGCTGATCGTCGGCGCGCTGGTCGTGGTGGTCATGACCTTCACGTTCCACCGTCGCAAGGCCAAGGCTGTCGCGGCGGCGGACACGACTTCCACCGACGGCACCAGCCCCGCGACGCCGCCCGATGCAGCTCAGCGTCGCGACGCTTCCGCGGACGGGGCGCCTCGCACCTGA
- a CDS encoding alpha/beta fold hydrolase encodes MKTTRRTLLAGSAAAATGALLAAPAAHAHTRPGGTPKPTVVLVHGAFADASGWNGVATRLVRDGYPVIAPANPLRGVSSDSAYLASILATLDGPLVVVAHSYGGLVTTNATAGNTNVKALVYVAAFVPDQGESLLGLQTAHPGSRLDEAALDFRPYGEGHVDAYIKKAVFHDVFAGDVPRATTDLMWATQRPADVNALGEPSGAPAWKTIPSWYLVARKDNVIPAAAQRFMAQRAGARSVEVNASHVAMIAQPAATADLIKRAAR; translated from the coding sequence ATGAAGACGACCCGCCGTACGCTGCTGGCCGGATCCGCTGCGGCCGCGACCGGCGCACTGCTCGCGGCGCCCGCGGCGCACGCACATACCCGGCCGGGAGGTACGCCCAAGCCGACCGTCGTACTCGTGCACGGTGCGTTCGCCGACGCCTCCGGCTGGAACGGCGTGGCCACCCGGCTCGTCCGCGACGGCTACCCGGTCATCGCCCCGGCGAATCCGCTGCGCGGCGTGAGCAGCGACTCCGCCTACCTGGCCAGCATCCTGGCCACCCTCGACGGCCCGCTGGTGGTCGTCGCGCACTCCTACGGCGGGCTGGTCACCACGAACGCCACGGCCGGCAACACGAACGTCAAGGCCCTGGTGTACGTGGCCGCGTTCGTACCCGATCAGGGTGAGTCGCTGCTGGGTCTGCAGACGGCGCACCCGGGCAGCAGGCTGGACGAGGCGGCGCTGGACTTCCGTCCCTACGGTGAGGGCCACGTCGACGCATACATCAAGAAGGCGGTCTTCCACGACGTGTTCGCCGGCGACGTGCCGAGGGCGACGACCGACCTGATGTGGGCGACGCAGCGGCCGGCCGACGTGAACGCACTGGGGGAGCCGTCCGGTGCCCCGGCCTGGAAGACGATCCCTTCCTGGTATCTCGTCGCCCGCAAGGACAACGTCATTCCCGCCGCGGCGCAGCGGTTCATGGCACAGCGGGCAGGCGCCCGCTCCGTCGAGGTCAACGCCTCGCACGTCGCGATGATCGCGCAGCCCGCCGCGACGGCGGATCTCATCAAGCGCGCCGCGCGCTGA